A genome region from Methanosarcinales archaeon includes the following:
- a CDS encoding DUF429 domain-containing protein, which yields MVEAYPKLVAMKWIGKQGYKNDTKKKQTDEQKNARSEILHGLCSAELRSYYGFDIELNEKLKAALIEDPTGDNLDAVLCAVQTGWAYEQRDQGYGIPSDCDPLEGWIVDPDLLY from the coding sequence GTGGTAGAAGCCTATCCAAAACTTGTGGCTATGAAATGGATAGGCAAGCAAGGATACAAAAATGATACCAAAAAGAAGCAAACAGATGAGCAAAAGAACGCCCGCAGTGAAATTTTACACGGGCTATGCTCAGCCGAACTTCGATCTTACTATGGATTCGATATCGAATTGAATGAAAAATTGAAGGCAGCTCTTATTGAAGATCCTACGGGCGATAACCTGGACGCTGTATTATGTGCCGTTCAAACCGGGTGGGCTTATGAACAGCGAGATCAGGGATATGGCATTCCATCAGACTGCGATCCACTTGAGGGATGGATTGTGGATCCTGATTTGTTATACTGA